A region from the Tsuneonella mangrovi genome encodes:
- the mrdA gene encoding penicillin-binding protein 2 — protein MRKWRKRAREIVTPATLSNSFDRRSFAIASVQGGIGVILAARLGYLSIFEHAKYRTESESNRVNLTLVPPRRGWILDRNGAPLASNRADFRVDIFPDRMRDPKKEIDELASLLSLGPDKKQDLLDKVGKTHGYAPIEVASGLKYDQFAAVSVRLPDLPGVIPQRGFSRYYPTGPSVGQLIGYVGPASAEEYEKDHDPLLITPGFKVGKDGLEKDFEQALRGVPGARRVEVTAQGRIVRELETREDIQGKPVKLTIDGPLQDFAARRTGLESGAVVVIDCETGGILAMTSMPSFDPNSFVGGIGRLRWKMLNSNDHIPLLNKAVRGLYPPGSTVKPMATLALQSLGVSPDEHIFCPGGYRLGNRFFRCDAVHGSLDMRGAIEKSCNTYFWTMAHRVGYDAIAPVAKMFGLGHEFDLPGTSQRYGTVPDSEWKMHRFDKKWTDADSLNAVIGQGYVLVSPLQLAVMVSRIATGRDLNPSLLFGHPKPLGPTLPFTPDQFQVTRDGMFRVVNGAGTASSARINIGGIQMAGKTGTAQVQKLVSRGHVGDWKSRDHSLFICFAPADKPRYAMAVVVEHGTFGARAAAPIAKDVMTFLFDPVSAMDTLHALEKSWGGTPEQRMVREYAAFVGEAGIELANQEIEAPPANSRVDAESRAEMVAKAQAAKAGATAPAAPPTGTSE, from the coding sequence ATGCGCAAGTGGCGCAAACGCGCGCGCGAGATCGTGACCCCGGCCACGCTGAGCAACAGCTTCGACCGTCGCAGCTTCGCCATCGCCAGCGTCCAGGGGGGGATCGGCGTGATCCTTGCGGCACGGCTCGGCTACCTGTCGATCTTCGAGCACGCCAAGTATCGCACCGAATCCGAAAGTAACCGGGTGAACCTCACGCTCGTCCCCCCGCGCCGGGGATGGATACTCGATCGCAACGGCGCTCCGCTGGCCTCTAACCGCGCCGATTTCCGGGTCGATATCTTCCCTGACCGGATGCGCGATCCGAAGAAGGAGATCGACGAGCTCGCCTCGCTGTTGTCGCTCGGTCCCGACAAGAAACAGGACCTGCTCGACAAGGTCGGCAAGACTCACGGCTATGCCCCGATCGAAGTTGCCAGCGGGCTCAAGTATGACCAGTTTGCCGCGGTCAGCGTCCGGCTGCCCGACTTGCCGGGAGTAATCCCCCAACGCGGCTTCTCACGCTACTACCCAACCGGCCCATCGGTTGGCCAGCTGATCGGTTACGTCGGACCTGCATCGGCCGAGGAATACGAAAAGGACCACGATCCGCTGCTGATCACCCCCGGCTTCAAAGTCGGAAAGGATGGGTTGGAGAAGGATTTCGAGCAAGCGCTACGCGGCGTGCCCGGTGCCCGGCGGGTCGAAGTGACCGCGCAGGGGCGGATCGTGCGCGAACTCGAAACCCGCGAAGATATCCAGGGCAAACCGGTCAAGCTGACTATCGACGGTCCGCTGCAGGACTTCGCTGCCCGCCGCACCGGGCTCGAGTCGGGCGCAGTGGTGGTGATCGACTGCGAGACAGGCGGCATCCTGGCGATGACATCGATGCCGTCGTTCGATCCCAACAGTTTCGTCGGCGGGATCGGGCGGCTGCGGTGGAAGATGCTCAACAGCAACGACCACATCCCGCTGCTCAACAAGGCTGTGCGCGGCCTCTACCCCCCCGGATCGACGGTCAAGCCGATGGCGACGCTGGCACTGCAATCGCTCGGTGTTTCGCCCGACGAGCACATTTTCTGCCCCGGCGGTTATCGCCTCGGCAACCGGTTCTTTCGCTGCGACGCGGTCCACGGCTCGCTCGATATGCGCGGCGCGATCGAGAAGAGCTGCAACACCTACTTCTGGACGATGGCGCATCGTGTCGGATACGACGCGATCGCGCCGGTCGCGAAGATGTTCGGATTGGGGCACGAATTCGACCTTCCCGGCACTTCGCAACGATACGGCACGGTACCCGATTCCGAGTGGAAGATGCACCGCTTCGACAAGAAATGGACTGATGCGGATTCGCTCAACGCCGTGATCGGCCAGGGCTATGTGCTTGTATCGCCGCTACAACTTGCGGTGATGGTCTCGCGGATCGCCACCGGGCGCGACCTGAACCCGTCGCTGCTGTTCGGGCACCCCAAGCCGCTCGGTCCGACCCTTCCGTTCACACCCGACCAGTTCCAGGTAACGCGCGACGGGATGTTCCGCGTGGTCAACGGCGCGGGCACGGCAAGCAGCGCCCGGATCAATATCGGCGGCATCCAGATGGCCGGGAAGACCGGCACCGCGCAGGTCCAAAAGCTTGTCAGCCGAGGCCACGTGGGCGACTGGAAATCGCGCGATCACTCTCTTTTCATATGTTTCGCACCGGCCGACAAGCCGCGCTACGCGATGGCGGTGGTGGTCGAACACGGCACCTTTGGCGCCCGTGCCGCCGCGCCGATCGCCAAGGATGTAATGACCTTCCTGTTCGATCCCGTCTCTGCAATGGATACTCTCCACGCGCTCGAGAAGAGCTGGGGCGGCACGCCGGAGCAGCGCATGGTGCGCGAATATGCCGCATTCGTCGGCGAGGCGGGGATCGAACTGGCGAACCAGGAGATCGAAGCGCCCCCTGCCAACTCGCGGGTCGATGCAGAAAGCCGCGCGGAGATGGTCGCCAAAGCGCAGGCCGCCAAGGCAGGAGCGACAGCCCCGGCCGCCCCACCAACGGGCACAAGCGAATGA
- the mreD gene encoding rod shape-determining protein MreD yields the protein MIDPISARARRDHYGSKINRTHSPLLAYSIPWATIMLGSLVPQFPIASAIPLVPPLGFMMLLAWRLVRPGLLPVWCGVFLGAFNDLFSGQPFGSAILLWSVAMIGIEALEARFPWRAFVQDWLVATVFIAGYLIVSALVSGSRIDGVTFAVIAPQLLLSIPMFPIIARMVAILDRLRLTRVRVIG from the coding sequence ATGATCGACCCGATCTCCGCCCGCGCCCGCCGCGACCACTACGGCAGCAAGATCAACCGCACGCACTCGCCGCTGCTGGCGTATTCGATTCCCTGGGCGACGATCATGCTTGGATCGCTGGTGCCGCAATTCCCGATCGCCTCGGCCATCCCGCTGGTTCCGCCGTTGGGATTCATGATGCTGCTCGCCTGGCGGCTCGTCCGTCCCGGCCTGTTGCCGGTGTGGTGCGGGGTGTTCCTCGGCGCATTCAACGACCTCTTCAGCGGCCAGCCGTTCGGCAGCGCGATCCTGCTGTGGTCGGTCGCGATGATCGGCATCGAAGCGCTCGAAGCGCGGTTTCCATGGCGCGCCTTCGTGCAGGACTGGCTGGTCGCGACGGTGTTCATCGCGGGCTACCTGATCGTATCCGCGCTGGTTTCCGGCAGTCGGATCGACGGCGTGACCTTCGCGGTGATAGCGCCCCAACTCTTGCTGTCGATCCCGATGTTCCCCATTATCGCTCGCATGGTCGCGATACTCGACAGACTTCGCCTCACCCGGGTGCGGGTGATCGGCTGA
- the mreC gene encoding rod shape-determining protein MreC, which yields MAPTSSRRSGHSRRAQYGLFTGYVLATVGALLGAVLLAISLWRPTSFNGVRSVAGDVVAPAGEAGATVRADGQGLFDAISGYLRAGSQNARLKKEVELARIRLKEADAIRQENSRLKTLLKLKDSNLPPVVVTRLVGSSAASTRRFAYLGAGRDQGVTPGMPVRSPRGIVGRVLEAGADSARVLLLADTESVVPVRRTKDNVVAFAEGRGDGRLRIRLINLGLNPLKPGDVFVTSGAGGYYQPGIAVAILDTVTSDGGIARVIADPAATDFVAVEPIWQPRAVETAKTPVHLEVGAEPAANVADE from the coding sequence ATGGCGCCGACTTCATCACGGCGCTCGGGGCATTCGCGAAGGGCGCAATACGGACTTTTTACCGGCTATGTCCTGGCGACGGTCGGCGCGTTGCTGGGCGCTGTCCTGCTCGCCATTTCGCTGTGGCGCCCCACATCGTTCAACGGGGTGCGTTCGGTTGCCGGTGACGTGGTCGCCCCTGCCGGCGAGGCGGGCGCGACCGTGCGGGCCGACGGCCAGGGGCTGTTCGACGCGATTTCTGGTTACCTGCGGGCAGGCAGCCAGAACGCCCGACTGAAGAAGGAAGTCGAGCTCGCACGCATCCGGCTGAAGGAAGCCGACGCGATCCGGCAGGAAAATTCCCGTCTCAAGACCTTGCTCAAGCTGAAAGACAGCAACTTGCCGCCGGTGGTGGTGACGCGGCTGGTCGGATCGTCTGCCGCCAGCACCCGCCGCTTCGCCTATCTCGGGGCGGGGCGGGACCAAGGGGTGACTCCCGGAATGCCGGTTCGTTCTCCGCGTGGGATCGTCGGACGCGTGCTCGAAGCCGGAGCCGATAGCGCCCGGGTCCTTCTGCTGGCCGACACCGAAAGCGTGGTTCCGGTGCGCCGCACGAAGGACAACGTGGTCGCATTCGCGGAAGGGCGCGGTGACGGGCGTTTGCGGATCCGCTTGATCAACCTTGGCCTCAACCCGCTCAAGCCGGGCGACGTGTTCGTGACCAGCGGCGCGGGTGGGTATTACCAGCCGGGCATCGCGGTCGCGATCCTCGACACGGTTACTTCCGATGGCGGGATCGCGCGAGTCATCGCCGACCCGGCTGCGACCGACTTCGTCGCGGTCGAACCGATCTGGCAGCCGAGGGCAGTCGAGACTGCCAAGACCCCGGTCCACCTCGAAGTCGGCGCTGAACCGGCAGCCAACGTGGCCGACGAATGA
- a CDS encoding rod shape-determining protein translates to MGFFSNLLKIGSQNMAIDLGTANTLVYVEGQGIILNEPSVVAIETLNGIKRVKAVGDDAKLMMGKTPDSIEAIRPLRDGVIADIEIAEEMIKHFIRKVHGRKSLLRYPEIVICVPSGSTSVERRAIRDAASNAGASQVYLILEPMAAAIGADMPVTEPVGSMVVDIGGGTTEVAVLSLRGLAYTTSVRTGGDKMDEAIVSYVRRHHNLLIGESTAERIKKDYGVAMAPEDGIGETITIKGRDLVNGVPKEITINQGHVADALSEPIGAIVEGVRIALENTAPELAADIVDQGIVLTGGGALIRGLDDHLREETGLPVTIAEDPLTCVAIGTGRAMEDPVYRGVLMTA, encoded by the coding sequence ATGGGTTTTTTCTCGAATCTGCTCAAAATTGGCTCGCAGAACATGGCAATCGACCTCGGGACAGCGAACACGCTGGTCTATGTCGAAGGTCAAGGCATCATCCTTAACGAGCCGTCGGTGGTAGCCATCGAGACGCTGAACGGCATCAAGCGCGTCAAGGCGGTGGGTGACGATGCCAAGCTGATGATGGGCAAGACTCCGGACTCGATCGAGGCCATCCGTCCGCTGCGCGACGGGGTGATCGCCGACATCGAAATCGCCGAGGAAATGATCAAGCACTTCATCCGCAAGGTACACGGCCGCAAGAGCCTGCTGCGCTATCCGGAGATTGTGATCTGCGTTCCTTCGGGCTCGACCTCGGTCGAACGCCGCGCGATCCGCGACGCGGCCAGCAACGCGGGTGCAAGCCAGGTCTACCTGATCCTCGAACCGATGGCCGCCGCAATCGGTGCGGACATGCCGGTGACCGAGCCGGTCGGCAGCATGGTAGTCGATATCGGCGGCGGCACCACCGAAGTCGCGGTGCTCTCGCTCCGCGGTCTCGCCTACACCACTTCGGTCCGGACCGGGGGCGACAAGATGGACGAAGCGATCGTCAGCTACGTCCGCCGGCACCACAACCTTCTGATCGGCGAATCGACTGCGGAGCGGATCAAGAAGGACTACGGTGTCGCGATGGCGCCCGAGGACGGGATCGGCGAGACGATCACCATCAAGGGGCGCGACCTGGTCAATGGCGTTCCCAAGGAGATCACGATCAACCAGGGTCACGTGGCTGACGCACTGTCCGAACCGATCGGCGCGATCGTCGAAGGCGTGCGCATCGCGCTGGAAAACACCGCCCCAGAACTGGCCGCCGACATCGTCGACCAGGGCATTGTCCTGACCGGTGGCGGTGCACTCATTCGCGGGCTCGACGATCACTTGCGCGAAGAGACCGGCCTGCCGGTGACCATCGCGGAAGATCCGCTGACCTGCGTGGCGATCGGTACGGGGCGCGCGATGGAAGATCCGGTCTACCGCGGCGTCTTGATGACCGCGTAA
- the mutL gene encoding DNA mismatch repair endonuclease MutL — protein sequence MPQIRRLPDELVNRIAAGEVVERPAAALKELVENAIDAGARTIAVSLVEGGLDRIEVIDDGCGMTPDEMALALERHATSKLPDDAIEQVATLGFRGEALPSIASVARFTLESRPKGAVQGWRKVVDHGAQVEDGPAALPPGTRVRVEHLFAKVPARRKFLRTPRSEYAACLDVVRRLAMARPDVGFSLEHGGRRILALQPGQGLVERVAQVVARELKDNGVPIDLERPSGSGAMRLGGIAGLPTFNRGVADHQYLFVNGRPVKDRLLVGAVRGAYADMLARDRHAVLALFLELPPEEVDVNVHPAKTEVRFRDPNGVRGFIVSGLRLALSAGDRRSAQAPDAAAMGRWQSEPVGPDPAPALASIFTGRDWSGSTTGVREASQAWRGQVANVMTAPNDAAPAGRAEEAAQLPENFSDYPLGIARGQVAETYIVAEAEDGLVIVDQHAAHERLVLERLRAAGADEAVARAQALLIPEVVELDEPDCDRLEGAIDKLAGMGLAIERFGPGAMLVRSLPHALAKADPHKLLADIADDLAKHGEALLLGEKLDLVLATMACHGSVRAGRVLTVAEMNALLREMERTPRSGQCNHGRPTWVKLSMGDVEKLFGRH from the coding sequence ATGCCGCAAATTCGCCGCCTGCCAGACGAACTCGTCAACCGGATTGCCGCAGGCGAAGTGGTCGAGCGACCCGCCGCTGCGCTCAAGGAGCTGGTCGAGAACGCGATCGATGCCGGCGCGCGCACTATCGCGGTTTCGCTGGTCGAAGGCGGGTTAGACCGGATCGAAGTGATCGACGATGGGTGCGGGATGACGCCCGATGAAATGGCGCTTGCGCTCGAACGCCATGCTACGTCGAAACTGCCCGACGATGCGATCGAACAGGTCGCGACACTGGGCTTTCGCGGCGAAGCTTTGCCTTCGATTGCCAGTGTTGCCCGCTTCACGCTCGAAAGCCGTCCGAAGGGCGCTGTGCAGGGCTGGCGCAAGGTCGTCGATCATGGTGCGCAGGTGGAAGACGGACCGGCCGCGCTGCCGCCGGGCACCCGGGTCCGGGTCGAACACCTGTTCGCCAAGGTTCCCGCACGGCGCAAGTTCCTGCGCACGCCGCGCAGCGAATACGCCGCTTGCCTCGATGTCGTGCGGCGGCTGGCGATGGCGCGGCCCGATGTTGGGTTCTCGCTCGAGCACGGCGGGCGACGGATCCTTGCGCTGCAGCCGGGGCAGGGCCTGGTCGAGCGGGTCGCGCAAGTCGTCGCACGCGAGTTGAAAGACAACGGCGTGCCGATCGATCTCGAACGACCCAGCGGCTCGGGCGCTATGCGGCTCGGCGGGATCGCGGGCCTGCCGACCTTCAACCGCGGGGTCGCCGACCACCAGTACCTGTTCGTCAACGGTCGCCCGGTGAAAGACCGGCTGCTGGTCGGTGCGGTGCGCGGTGCCTATGCCGATATGCTCGCGCGCGATCGCCACGCGGTGCTGGCACTGTTCCTCGAGCTGCCGCCCGAGGAAGTCGATGTGAATGTCCACCCGGCCAAGACAGAGGTCCGCTTTCGTGATCCGAATGGGGTGCGTGGATTTATCGTTTCGGGCCTGCGTCTCGCGCTGTCGGCTGGCGACCGGCGCAGCGCGCAGGCACCCGATGCGGCGGCAATGGGCCGCTGGCAATCGGAACCGGTAGGACCCGACCCGGCACCGGCGCTGGCATCCATCTTCACCGGGCGCGATTGGTCAGGTTCGACAACGGGTGTGCGCGAAGCCTCGCAAGCATGGCGCGGCCAGGTAGCGAACGTGATGACTGCGCCGAACGACGCCGCGCCTGCGGGCCGGGCGGAAGAAGCGGCGCAGCTCCCCGAGAACTTTTCGGATTACCCGCTCGGCATCGCGCGCGGACAGGTCGCGGAGACCTATATCGTGGCCGAGGCGGAAGACGGGCTGGTGATCGTCGACCAGCACGCTGCGCACGAGCGGTTGGTGCTCGAACGGCTCCGTGCCGCCGGTGCTGACGAAGCAGTCGCCCGCGCGCAAGCGCTGCTTATCCCCGAAGTGGTCGAACTCGACGAGCCCGATTGCGACCGGCTCGAAGGCGCGATCGACAAGCTTGCGGGCATGGGTCTCGCGATCGAGCGGTTCGGCCCAGGCGCGATGCTGGTACGCAGCCTGCCGCACGCGCTCGCCAAGGCCGATCCGCACAAGCTGCTCGCCGACATTGCCGATGACCTCGCCAAGCACGGCGAAGCACTGCTGCTCGGCGAAAAGCTCGACCTCGTGCTGGCGACGATGGCGTGCCATGGTTCGGTTCGCGCTGGCCGGGTGCTGACCGTCGCTGAAATGAATGCCCTGCTGCGCGAGATGGAGCGGACCCCGCGTTCAGGCCAGTGCAATCACGGCAGGCCGACATGGGTCAAACTGTCGATGGGTGATGTCGAGAAACTGTTCGGGAGGCACTGA
- a CDS encoding PLP-dependent cysteine synthase family protein, whose amino-acid sequence MHQSVIELIGNTPLIQLRKVVSPHHARVLVKLEAANPTGSMKDRAALAIIRCAAEDGRLEPGDTIVECTSGSTGTSLASVAIALGYKCLLVSSDAFSSEKLDHMRALGAELQLIKSDNKNITSELVEKLIETSRQLSLKPGHFWADQFNNTDVLKGYAKLGDEIWEQTGGNVTAFVQAVGTSGSLRGTAESLRRHTSDIRIVAVEPAESAVLSGGPSGDNHIEGIGMGFVVPLWRPDIVDEIIPVPVADAMSMARRLAREEGLFGGASSGANVVAALKLAERLGPDATVVTLMCDTGIKYLSTEVYGLH is encoded by the coding sequence ATGCATCAGAGCGTAATCGAACTGATCGGCAACACGCCGCTTATCCAGCTCCGCAAGGTTGTTTCGCCACACCACGCGCGGGTTCTGGTCAAGCTCGAAGCAGCCAATCCGACGGGCAGCATGAAGGACCGTGCGGCGCTGGCCATCATCCGTTGTGCCGCTGAGGATGGACGGCTCGAACCGGGCGACACGATCGTCGAATGCACCAGCGGTAGCACGGGGACCTCGCTTGCCAGCGTTGCCATCGCGCTCGGCTACAAATGCCTGCTGGTCTCGTCCGACGCATTCAGTTCGGAAAAGCTCGATCACATGCGTGCGCTGGGAGCCGAGCTCCAGCTCATCAAAAGCGACAACAAGAACATCACTTCAGAACTTGTCGAAAAACTCATCGAGACTTCGCGTCAACTCAGCCTGAAGCCGGGCCATTTCTGGGCCGATCAGTTCAACAATACCGACGTATTGAAGGGCTATGCCAAGCTTGGCGACGAGATCTGGGAACAAACCGGCGGCAATGTAACCGCATTTGTCCAAGCGGTCGGAACGAGCGGATCGCTGCGTGGTACGGCAGAATCGCTGCGCCGACATACAAGCGACATCAGGATCGTGGCGGTCGAGCCTGCCGAGTCAGCAGTACTTTCGGGCGGCCCGTCGGGCGACAACCACATCGAAGGGATCGGTATGGGATTCGTTGTGCCGCTTTGGAGACCGGACATCGTCGACGAGATCATTCCCGTTCCGGTCGCCGATGCAATGTCCATGGCTCGACGCCTCGCGCGGGAGGAAGGCTTGTTCGGTGGCGCATCGTCGGGAGCGAACGTTGTGGCCGCCCTCAAGCTGGCCGAACGCCTTGGACCGGATGCGACCGTGGTGACCCTGATGTGCGATACCGGCATCAAGTACCTAAGCACGGAGGTTTACGGCCTGCATTGA
- a CDS encoding MaoC family dehydratase, whose protein sequence is MDYYEDLVVGRKSSYGHYEVTREEVLEFAAKYDPQPFHLSDEAAAKTHFGRISASGWHTCAMTMAMMVANMKENRQAGLGSPGMDELYWLKPVYPGDTLRVESELLEKRRSKSRREMGIMKSRNTVFNQHGEPVMTMIANGLIAVRDPGAPIED, encoded by the coding sequence ATGGATTATTACGAAGATCTCGTCGTCGGCAGGAAGAGCTCCTACGGCCACTACGAAGTGACCCGCGAAGAGGTTCTCGAATTTGCAGCCAAATACGATCCGCAACCGTTCCACCTGAGCGACGAAGCCGCCGCCAAGACCCATTTCGGGCGTATCTCCGCCAGCGGCTGGCATACCTGCGCAATGACCATGGCGATGATGGTCGCGAACATGAAGGAAAACCGGCAGGCCGGGCTCGGCTCTCCGGGAATGGATGAGCTGTACTGGCTCAAGCCGGTCTATCCCGGCGACACCCTGCGGGTGGAGAGCGAGCTGCTCGAAAAGCGCCGCAGCAAGTCGCGCCGCGAGATGGGCATCATGAAGTCGCGCAACACCGTGTTCAACCAGCATGGCGAACCGGTAATGACGATGATCGCCAACGGCCTGATCGCGGTGCGCGATCCCGGGGCGCCGATAGAGGATTAG
- the ychF gene encoding redox-regulated ATPase YchF, translating to MGFRCGIVGLPNVGKSTLFNALTETQAAQAANYPFCTIEPNVGQVAVPDARLDTIAKIGGSAKIVPTQLAFVDIAGLVKGASKGEGLGNQFLGNIREVDAIVHVLRCFEDDDIQHVANKVDPIADAEVVETELMLADLESLEKRVPAAAKKATAGDKEAKLTASVLGQALDLLREGKPARLTEPKDDEEAHIFRNAQLLTAKPVLYVCNVAEEDAANGNELSAKVFEKAAAEGAQAVVVSAAIESELVAMDTEERAEYLAELGLTESGLSRVIRAGYTLLGLQTFFTVGPKEARAWTFPAGAKAPQAAGEIHTDFERGFIRAETIAYDDYVALGGESGAREAGKLRQEGKEYLVQDGDVMLFKFNV from the coding sequence ATGGGTTTCCGTTGCGGAATCGTCGGGCTGCCCAATGTCGGCAAGTCCACCCTGTTCAACGCGCTGACCGAGACGCAGGCGGCGCAGGCGGCGAACTATCCGTTCTGCACGATCGAGCCCAACGTGGGCCAGGTCGCGGTGCCCGATGCGCGGCTCGACACGATCGCCAAGATCGGTGGCAGCGCCAAGATCGTGCCAACCCAGCTCGCGTTCGTCGACATCGCCGGCCTCGTGAAAGGCGCGAGCAAGGGCGAAGGCCTCGGCAACCAGTTCCTCGGCAATATCCGCGAGGTCGATGCGATCGTCCACGTACTACGCTGCTTCGAAGACGACGACATCCAGCACGTCGCCAACAAGGTCGATCCGATTGCGGACGCCGAAGTGGTCGAGACCGAGCTGATGCTGGCCGACCTCGAGAGCCTCGAAAAGCGCGTCCCCGCCGCGGCCAAGAAGGCAACCGCGGGCGATAAGGAAGCCAAGCTGACCGCCAGCGTGCTGGGCCAGGCGCTCGACCTGCTGCGCGAAGGCAAGCCTGCGCGGTTGACCGAGCCGAAAGACGACGAGGAGGCGCACATCTTCCGCAATGCGCAGCTGCTTACAGCCAAGCCGGTGCTCTACGTGTGCAACGTGGCGGAAGAAGATGCCGCCAACGGCAATGAGCTGTCCGCCAAGGTGTTCGAAAAGGCCGCTGCCGAAGGCGCGCAGGCAGTGGTCGTCTCCGCCGCGATCGAAAGCGAGCTGGTGGCGATGGATACCGAGGAGCGCGCCGAATACCTCGCCGAACTGGGCCTCACCGAAAGCGGCCTCAGCCGCGTGATCCGGGCGGGCTATACGCTGCTTGGCCTGCAGACCTTCTTCACCGTCGGCCCCAAGGAAGCGCGCGCGTGGACTTTCCCTGCGGGCGCCAAGGCACCGCAGGCGGCCGGCGAGATACACACCGATTTCGAACGCGGCTTCATCCGCGCGGAAACCATCGCCTACGACGACTACGTCGCGCTCGGCGGTGAAAGCGGTGCGCGCGAAGCGGGCAAGCTGCGCCAGGAAGGCAAGGAATACCTCGTGCAGGACGGCGACGTGATGCTGTTCAAGTTCAACGTCTGA
- a CDS encoding spermidine synthase produces the protein MLFVELALIRWLGANIVHLSYFSNFVLLGSFLGVGAGFLISRKEWSIWPFSLPILSILVISVLLFPVSIERAGSDVIYFTSLEVSGPPAWLALPVVFVLVATIIAGPAEIVGRCFGELPPLSAYRYDLIGSLLGIGAFTALSFLQAPSIAWGLIAIVFYQVLATKGRRVVNLAWSAFLAIALCVETFTPGVSWSPYYKITTYRSDRDAPGFLLIKANGVPHQLMAPASWKVKQGERIYEAPYLRLPTNKLDDVLIIGAGSGSDVAIALQEHAKRIDAVDIDPRILQIGTNQNIDRPYANPNVTKHVNDGRAFLESTNRKYDLILFALPDSLTLVSGASQIRLESFLFTKQAIESVRRHLKPDGAFAMYNYYRETWLIDRLAGTVAKVFGHSPCVDTFAGAQATISVAMKQSAQRCQLSWNPASTGSIIEPATDDAPFLYFRGDDFPPLYTITLLGILITSLVVVRSLGGPLKGMRPYADLFFMGAAFLLLETKNIATFALLFGTTWFVNALVFTGVLLIVLAAVETTRRLRTPPLPVVYAAIAASLATAWIIHPEWLLPLPFLPRLAAATLLAFMPIYLANVAFSKRFQETADSQSAFAINLLGTIVGGCLEYCALYLGYNNLLIVTGLLYLIAFLLVPRQMAKVA, from the coding sequence ATGCTCTTTGTCGAACTCGCGCTAATTCGATGGCTCGGCGCGAACATCGTTCACCTTTCCTACTTTTCAAATTTTGTTCTTCTGGGTTCGTTTCTCGGCGTTGGGGCCGGATTCCTGATCAGCCGAAAGGAGTGGTCGATTTGGCCATTCTCACTTCCAATCTTGTCGATCCTTGTGATCTCAGTTTTGCTGTTCCCCGTTTCGATCGAACGGGCCGGCTCCGATGTTATCTACTTTACTTCGCTTGAGGTCAGTGGGCCGCCCGCGTGGCTCGCTCTGCCGGTTGTATTCGTGCTGGTCGCGACCATCATTGCTGGCCCTGCCGAAATAGTCGGGCGTTGCTTCGGCGAGCTGCCACCACTCTCTGCCTATCGATATGATTTGATCGGCTCCCTTCTTGGCATCGGCGCGTTCACCGCGCTCAGCTTCCTGCAAGCGCCGTCGATTGCATGGGGCTTGATTGCCATCGTTTTCTATCAAGTCCTGGCAACGAAGGGCCGACGAGTTGTGAACCTCGCATGGAGCGCGTTTCTTGCCATTGCCCTATGCGTTGAAACATTCACCCCCGGTGTGAGTTGGTCGCCCTACTACAAGATAACCACCTATCGCTCTGACCGCGATGCTCCGGGTTTTCTGCTCATAAAGGCGAATGGCGTTCCGCACCAATTGATGGCGCCCGCTAGCTGGAAGGTAAAACAGGGAGAGCGCATCTACGAAGCTCCATATCTACGTTTGCCGACCAACAAACTGGATGACGTTCTGATTATTGGCGCTGGTTCAGGATCAGACGTTGCGATCGCTCTTCAGGAACATGCGAAGCGTATTGATGCAGTCGATATTGATCCTCGAATTTTGCAGATCGGTACCAATCAGAATATTGACCGCCCATACGCCAACCCCAACGTCACCAAGCACGTCAATGACGGTCGCGCCTTTTTGGAAAGTACTAACCGCAAATATGACCTGATCCTATTTGCACTGCCGGACTCGCTTACACTCGTCAGTGGCGCCTCTCAGATCCGACTTGAATCGTTCCTATTCACGAAACAGGCAATCGAGTCCGTTCGGCGACATCTGAAGCCTGATGGCGCTTTTGCGATGTACAACTACTATCGCGAAACGTGGCTCATAGATCGCCTGGCTGGCACTGTTGCCAAAGTCTTCGGCCATTCCCCGTGCGTCGACACATTTGCAGGCGCACAAGCGACGATAAGTGTTGCAATGAAGCAATCCGCGCAGCGGTGTCAGTTGTCATGGAACCCAGCTTCGACAGGGTCGATTATCGAGCCAGCGACGGATGACGCACCTTTCCTTTATTTTCGAGGTGATGATTTTCCTCCGCTCTATACCATAACCCTTCTCGGCATCCTGATTACGTCGCTCGTCGTCGTACGTTCACTAGGCGGTCCTCTGAAGGGGATGCGTCCTTATGCCGACCTGTTCTTCATGGGGGCAGCGTTTCTCCTCCTTGAGACTAAGAATATTGCGACCTTTGCCTTGCTCTTTGGCACGACTTGGTTCGTCAATGCATTGGTCTTCACAGGTGTCTTGCTAATCGTGCTTGCCGCTGTGGAGACAACGAGGCGGCTAAGAACCCCGCCACTTCCCGTTGTTTATGCCGCGATCGCCGCTTCATTGGCTACGGCGTGGATAATCCACCCGGAATGGTTGCTACCATTGCCATTCTTACCGCGCCTTGCTGCGGCTACCCTGCTAGCATTCATGCCAATCTACTTGGCCAACGTCGCTTTCTCGAAGCGCTTCCAGGAAACTGCAGATTCTCAATCGGCCTTTGCCATCAACCTGCTAGGAACGATCGTGGGAGGGTGTCTTGAATATTGCGCTTTGTATTTGGGTTACAACAACTTGTTGATCGTAACCGGACTACTTTATCTGATCGCGTTTCTGTTGGTTCCTCGCCAAATGGCAAAAGTTGCCTGA